The Actinomycetota bacterium region GGCCGATAGGTGGCGCAGGGGGTGGTGACCGACCTGGCCCGGTGGCCGGTGAAGTCGCTGGGCGGGGAGGCGCTGGGCGCGGCCCGGCTCGACTGGCGGGGGCTGGGCGGCGACCGCGCCCACGCCCTGCTCGACCTGCGCGAGGGTCGCACGGGGCGGTGGGTGACGATCCGGCAGGCGCCGCGGATGCTGGCCTGGTCGGCGGCGTACCCGGACGCGCCCGACGACCGCCTGGACCCGGCCGACCCGCCGCCGCCGGTCGTGACCGCCCCTGACGGCGCCCGCTGGGGCTGGGACGACCCCGGCCTGGAGCGGGCCCTGGCCGACGACCTCGGCGTGCCCGTCCGGCGCCACCGCGACCTCGGCGGCCAGCAGGACCTCCAGGCGTCGGTCCTGGTGACCACCGAGGCGTCGCGGCGGGCCGTCGGCGACGCCCTCGGCCGGCCGGTCGAGCTGCGGCGCTTCCGGACCAACCTGCACCTCGACCTGGACGCGCCCGCCTTCGCCGAGGAGCGCTGGGAGGGCGGCCGCCTCCAGGTCGGCGAGGTCACCCTGGAGCTGGCCAACCCCTGCATCCGCTGCGTGATCCCGACCCGCCACCCCGACGACCTGTCCCGCTGGCCGGAGCTGCTGCGCTGGCTGCACCGCCGCCGCAGGGCCCTGTTCGGGGTCAACGCCCGGGTGGTGACCGCCGGCCGGGTCCGGGTCGGCGACCCGGTGAGCGTCACCGAGCCGCTGGTGCCGGCCGCGCCCCGGCCCTCCACCGACTGGGACGTCGCTCCCAGGGGGGCGTCGTGACCCGGGTGCTGACGGTGGCGACCTGGAACATCTACGGGGGCCGGACCTGGGAGGGGGCCCGGGTCGACCTGGAGCTGACCCTGGCCACCCTGCGGCGCCTGGACGCCGACCTGATCGCGGTCCAGGAGGTCGACCGCGACCAGGCCCGCAGCCACGGGGCCGACCAGGCCCGCCTGCTCGGCGAGGCCCTCGGCATGGAGTGGCGCTACGCCCCGGCCCTGCTCGGCACCCCGGGCAACCCCGAGGGCTGGCACGCCCCGGCGCCCGGGGCCGACGACCCCGGCGGCACGGCGTACGGGATCGCCCTGCTGTCACGCCTGCCGCTGGAGGAGGTCGAGACCGTCCTGCTGCCCCAGAGCGGGCGCGACGAGCCCCGGGTGGCCCTGGTGGCCGGGCTGGCCGACGGCCGACGGCGGCTGACCGCCGCCGGGACCCACCTGAGCTTCGTCCCCGGCCCCAACGTCACCCAGCTCCGGGCCCTCCAGCGCCACCTGGACGAGCGGGGCGGCCCCCGCCTGCTGCTGGGCGACCTGAACCTGTGGTGGCCGGCCGTGCGGCTGCTGTCGCTCCCCGGCTGGCGGCCGCTGGTCCGCGGCGGCACCTTCCGCAACCGCCCCCCGGGGTCGCTGGCCCCCCTGGTCCAGCTCGACCACGTCCTGGCCGCCGGGCCCGGCGCCACCCTGCGGCCCCTCGGCAGCCGGATCGTCAGCGGCCCCGCCTCCGACCACCGGGCCGTGGTCGTCGAGCTGGAGTGGCGCTGACATGGGCCGGGACGCGGCCGCGCTGGTCCCCCTCACCCCGGCGCAGCTGGCCACGCTGCGCCCCTGGTTCCTGCCCGAGCGTCCCGGTCCGCTGGTCGCCCAGCACGTGATGGCCACCGGCCACGGCGGCGGCCTGGCCGACCGCTGGCCGGACCCGCGGGCCCTGGTGGTGGAGACCGGCGGCAACTACACCCTGGCCGGCGACCCCGGCGCCCTCGACCCCGCCGCCCTCCGCGGCCGGGTCGTGGGGTTCGTCGAGACCCCGGCCGAGTTCGAGCCGCTGCTGCGGGCGGCCGCCCGCGAGCTCCACGTCTGGCCCCGGGTCGTCCTCGTCCTCGACGGCCCGGTGGAGCCGCCGCCGGGGCACCGGGGCGGCCACCTGGTGCGGCGCCTCGAACCGGGGGACGCCGGGTCGTTGGCCGGGCTGGGCGACGAGACGGACTGGATCGCCAACAGCTGGGGCGGTCCCGAGGGCCTGGCGGCCAGCGCGACCGCCTGGGGGGCGTTCGCCGGGGCGCGGCTGGTCGCCGTCGCCTGCCCGTTCTTCGTGGGCGCCGTCTACGAGGACGTGGGCGTGGCCACCGAGCCCGGGTTCCGGGGGCTCGGGCTCAGCACCGCCTGCGCCGCCGCCGTCTGCCAGGACATGCGCCGCCGGGACCGCGTCCCCAGCTGGACGACCTCGCCCGACAACACCGCCAGCCTCCGGGTCGCGGCCAAGCTCGGCTTCCGGCGGCAGCGCCACGACCGGCTCCTGGTCGCCGACGTCCCGATCCCCGAGCCCTAGCGGA contains the following coding sequences:
- a CDS encoding MOSC domain-containing protein codes for the protein MAQGVVTDLARWPVKSLGGEALGAARLDWRGLGGDRAHALLDLREGRTGRWVTIRQAPRMLAWSAAYPDAPDDRLDPADPPPPVVTAPDGARWGWDDPGLERALADDLGVPVRRHRDLGGQQDLQASVLVTTEASRRAVGDALGRPVELRRFRTNLHLDLDAPAFAEERWEGGRLQVGEVTLELANPCIRCVIPTRHPDDLSRWPELLRWLHRRRRALFGVNARVVTAGRVRVGDPVSVTEPLVPAAPRPSTDWDVAPRGAS
- a CDS encoding endonuclease/exonuclease/phosphatase family protein, with protein sequence MTRVLTVATWNIYGGRTWEGARVDLELTLATLRRLDADLIAVQEVDRDQARSHGADQARLLGEALGMEWRYAPALLGTPGNPEGWHAPAPGADDPGGTAYGIALLSRLPLEEVETVLLPQSGRDEPRVALVAGLADGRRRLTAAGTHLSFVPGPNVTQLRALQRHLDERGGPRLLLGDLNLWWPAVRLLSLPGWRPLVRGGTFRNRPPGSLAPLVQLDHVLAAGPGATLRPLGSRIVSGPASDHRAVVVELEWR
- a CDS encoding GNAT family N-acetyltransferase, producing the protein MGRDAAALVPLTPAQLATLRPWFLPERPGPLVAQHVMATGHGGGLADRWPDPRALVVETGGNYTLAGDPGALDPAALRGRVVGFVETPAEFEPLLRAAARELHVWPRVVLVLDGPVEPPPGHRGGHLVRRLEPGDAGSLAGLGDETDWIANSWGGPEGLAASATAWGAFAGARLVAVACPFFVGAVYEDVGVATEPGFRGLGLSTACAAAVCQDMRRRDRVPSWTTSPDNTASLRVAAKLGFRRQRHDRLLVADVPIPEP